One window of the Gammaproteobacteria bacterium genome contains the following:
- a CDS encoding efflux RND transporter periplasmic adaptor subunit — translation MINHFCGLGRVARILAIALMPVLLAGLNACSDSNKGKTRADGKPHLVEVSAARFERLGQTAERTGSLRALQSAKLFNQEEGRVTEVRVREGDVVQRNDILATLDDRLLSAEYNKADAGLRQARQDLHRLEQLKEKQLVSEEALSRARTAFDVASAEYKVLKTRLDYTRVRAPFDGTIAQRLVEPGDVAPKHTHMLTLVDPSLLITDVPVSELELPSVSVGGNAFVSIDALGKQSFKGKVLRIHPTIDPATRLGRIEVALDPVPQGARAGQFCRVSLETSAEQRLLVPFAALRRDQDGEFIYVVGKDSKIQKRMVISGVRMTDKVEVRSGLQPGDQAVTRGFLGLDEGKTVKVVGQASTADTEKAPQQQNENKTPEGKSSKPEQGKLDKHA, via the coding sequence ATGATAAATCACTTCTGCGGGCTGGGCAGGGTTGCCCGCATTCTGGCAATCGCGCTGATGCCTGTTTTGCTGGCAGGGTTGAACGCTTGCTCGGATTCCAACAAGGGTAAAACCCGCGCCGATGGCAAGCCGCACCTGGTCGAGGTGTCGGCGGCCCGGTTTGAGCGTCTTGGTCAGACGGCGGAGCGCACCGGCAGCCTTCGCGCCCTGCAAAGTGCCAAACTGTTTAACCAGGAAGAAGGGCGGGTTACCGAAGTCCGCGTCCGCGAAGGCGACGTGGTCCAGCGCAACGACATCCTGGCGACTCTCGATGACCGGCTGCTCAGCGCCGAGTACAACAAGGCCGACGCCGGCCTGCGCCAGGCACGGCAGGACCTCCATCGACTGGAGCAGCTCAAGGAGAAACAGCTGGTTTCGGAAGAGGCGTTGAGCCGGGCACGAACCGCTTTCGATGTCGCATCAGCCGAGTACAAGGTGCTGAAAACACGGCTTGACTACACCCGGGTACGTGCGCCGTTTGACGGTACCATAGCCCAGAGGCTGGTGGAGCCGGGTGATGTGGCGCCCAAGCATACGCACATGCTGACACTGGTTGATCCTTCATTGTTGATCACCGATGTGCCGGTATCCGAGCTGGAGCTGCCCTCGGTCAGCGTTGGCGGGAACGCCTTTGTCAGTATTGATGCGCTGGGCAAGCAGTCGTTCAAAGGCAAGGTGCTGCGTATCCATCCCACGATTGACCCGGCAACACGTCTTGGTCGTATTGAGGTGGCGCTGGACCCGGTTCCGCAAGGTGCGCGTGCCGGACAGTTTTGTCGCGTCAGTCTTGAAACCAGCGCCGAGCAGCGCTTGCTGGTGCCGTTCGCAGCTTTGCGTCGGGACCAGGATGGAGAATTCATTTATGTTGTCGGCAAGGACAGCAAGATTCAGAAGCGTATGGTCATAAGCGGCGTTCGCATGACTGACAAGGTGGAAGTTCGCAGCGGCCTTCAGCCGGGTGACCAGGCGGTAACACGCGGGTTCCTCGGCCTGGATGAAGGCAAGACAGTCAAGGTAGTAGGACAGGCAAGCACGGCGGACACGGAAAAGGCGCCGCAACAGCAAAACGAAAACAAGACACCGGAAGGGAAGTCGTCCAAACCCGAACAAGGCAAACTCGACAAACATGCGTAA
- a CDS encoding efflux RND transporter permease subunit: MRKGGLASWSIHHPVSTVMLTLTAIVLGAFSLGQLSTDLLPKLVYPQIGVRINDPGVSARIMEDRVTRQLEEQLSIVEDAIGVETQTGEGSVWLSLHFEYGKDVDVALRDASTRLDRARRFLPDTIDPPVIFKYDPSQIPVLEFVVSSSLRDTVQLRSWADYDFGRRFINLPGVAAAEIGGGLEREIHVMPDQRRLAGLGLSIEHVINAIREGNRDEPSGRLLMSRQEFGSRTSGRLSSIEAIAALPLRIADGQSIPLSEVAQVVDTHQDERLRVRYNGQPGIKMSIQKQPEANTIDVAQLVKSRMAWMDANGMIPEDIQVHTVTDQSLYVQRALSNAVMAALSGAVLAMIVVYLFLGNIRGTLIIGSAIPISIMLTFVLMSLGGLTFNIMTLGGLALGVGMLIDNTIVMLENIARHKKEKHIDTENVASPRSADLERAREVSTEAASEVNSAIVAATTTNLAAVLPFLFVGGLVGLLFKELIFTISAAIVGSLVVALTLVPSLAARMRNYEGNVLYRKVDSMVARTATVYSGFIRKCLDWPVRILLGSSVLLFVILLFMFNPNKQDFLPSMDDGNIVIDVTLDTGIAFEEMDRRTRELEDLVHKQGDVEGVFTLAGGRIFGRSERYISNSSTLNVQLVPLAQRDISAEDWIKKFQGAVAKAQLAGVRLRPQVRGVRGLRTSSRGEDDVSVRVEGPDLDTLTSIGDQLIKLLDGVAGTRNVRHSAEDRLQEFAINIDRNRAVELDIDVADVARALQVALEGLVISEYLEGDRSYDIRVRLPRAEINSPDSVGNILLFGETGKRPAIYLRDVARAELVPVPSSIKRENQVRIVEVSASLTKDRPLGEVMAEVEKRVSGYTVPAGYSLYFSGSDQTLKQGKSMAYILLGLALFLVFVVMAVQYESLRNPAVILVCAPYSLVGVFFALFITRTDLSMPVWLGIIMLVGIVVNNAIVLVEYIEMSRQKGLATIEAIVMAGRLRLRPILMTTLTTVVGMLPLAIGIGEGAEMLRPLAISIVGGLSFSVLVTLVLVPVTYLLTHGRHDQSTQVTRLSTVA, encoded by the coding sequence ATGCGTAAAGGCGGACTGGCCAGCTGGTCAATTCATCACCCGGTAAGCACCGTGATGCTTACGCTCACCGCCATTGTTCTTGGCGCGTTTTCGCTCGGACAGCTTTCTACTGACCTGTTGCCCAAGCTGGTGTACCCGCAAATCGGTGTTCGTATCAATGATCCCGGTGTGTCCGCGCGTATCATGGAAGACCGGGTAACGCGACAACTGGAAGAGCAGCTCTCTATTGTTGAAGATGCCATTGGTGTTGAAACCCAGACTGGCGAAGGCAGCGTCTGGTTGAGCCTGCATTTTGAGTATGGCAAGGATGTCGATGTTGCCTTGCGCGACGCCAGCACCCGGCTTGATCGTGCACGCCGGTTCCTGCCCGATACCATAGACCCGCCGGTAATATTCAAGTACGACCCGTCACAAATTCCGGTTCTGGAATTTGTTGTCAGTTCATCCTTGCGTGACACGGTACAGCTGCGCAGCTGGGCCGATTACGATTTTGGTCGCCGCTTTATTAACCTGCCTGGTGTTGCCGCGGCAGAGATCGGTGGCGGGCTGGAGCGCGAAATCCACGTGATGCCGGACCAGCGTCGGTTGGCCGGTCTTGGTTTGTCTATCGAGCATGTCATTAACGCCATCCGTGAAGGCAATCGTGATGAGCCGTCCGGACGCCTGTTGATGTCGCGGCAGGAGTTTGGCAGCCGTACCTCGGGGCGCCTCAGCAGTATCGAGGCCATTGCCGCGCTGCCCTTGCGCATTGCTGATGGCCAGAGCATACCGCTGTCAGAAGTGGCGCAGGTTGTCGATACCCACCAGGATGAGCGCTTGCGGGTTCGCTATAACGGTCAGCCCGGAATCAAGATGTCGATCCAGAAGCAGCCGGAAGCCAATACCATTGACGTGGCGCAACTGGTGAAGTCACGCATGGCCTGGATGGATGCCAACGGCATGATCCCGGAAGATATACAGGTGCATACGGTTACGGATCAGTCATTGTATGTACAACGTGCGTTGAGCAATGCCGTCATGGCCGCGTTAAGCGGTGCCGTGCTGGCCATGATTGTTGTCTATCTTTTCCTTGGTAATATTCGCGGTACCCTGATTATCGGCAGCGCCATTCCGATTTCCATCATGCTGACTTTTGTGCTGATGTCACTGGGCGGCCTTACTTTTAATATTATGACGCTTGGTGGCCTGGCGCTGGGTGTCGGTATGCTGATCGACAATACCATAGTCATGCTGGAGAACATTGCCCGGCACAAGAAAGAAAAACATATTGATACGGAAAATGTTGCCAGCCCCAGGTCAGCGGACCTTGAGCGTGCACGCGAGGTGTCTACCGAGGCAGCATCTGAAGTAAACAGCGCCATTGTTGCCGCGACAACCACCAATCTTGCCGCGGTCCTGCCGTTCCTGTTTGTCGGCGGCCTTGTCGGGCTATTGTTCAAGGAGCTGATTTTCACTATCTCTGCCGCTATCGTTGGGTCGCTGGTGGTGGCATTGACCCTGGTACCCAGTCTCGCTGCACGCATGCGCAATTACGAAGGCAATGTTCTGTACCGCAAGGTGGATTCAATGGTGGCTCGCACCGCGACGGTTTATAGCGGGTTTATCAGGAAGTGCCTGGACTGGCCGGTCCGGATATTGCTGGGCTCCTCGGTGTTGTTGTTTGTTATTTTGCTGTTCATGTTTAACCCGAACAAGCAGGATTTTCTGCCCAGCATGGATGATGGCAACATTGTAATTGACGTTACCCTTGATACCGGTATTGCGTTTGAAGAAATGGATCGGCGCACCCGCGAGCTCGAAGACCTGGTGCACAAGCAAGGCGATGTTGAGGGTGTCTTTACCCTGGCCGGTGGCCGGATTTTTGGTCGCAGCGAACGTTATATCAGCAACAGTTCGACATTGAACGTGCAGCTGGTTCCGCTGGCCCAGCGTGATATCAGCGCCGAAGACTGGATCAAGAAATTCCAGGGCGCGGTGGCCAAGGCGCAACTGGCCGGTGTGCGCCTGCGTCCGCAAGTGCGCGGTGTTCGCGGCCTGCGTACGTCGAGCCGTGGCGAAGACGACGTCAGTGTCCGGGTTGAAGGGCCGGACCTGGACACGTTGACGAGCATTGGCGACCAGTTGATCAAGCTGCTTGATGGTGTTGCCGGAACCCGTAACGTCAGGCACTCGGCGGAAGACCGGCTGCAGGAGTTTGCCATCAATATTGATCGTAACCGCGCTGTTGAACTGGATATCGATGTAGCCGATGTAGCGCGCGCACTGCAGGTGGCGCTTGAAGGTCTGGTGATCAGCGAATACCTTGAGGGTGATCGCAGCTACGATATTCGCGTGCGCTTGCCACGTGCCGAGATCAACAGCCCGGATTCGGTCGGCAATATCCTGTTGTTCGGTGAAACGGGCAAGCGCCCGGCCATCTACCTGCGCGACGTGGCCCGCGCCGAACTGGTACCGGTGCCATCATCTATCAAGCGCGAGAACCAGGTGCGTATTGTAGAAGTCAGTGCTTCGCTGACCAAGGACCGGCCGTTGGGCGAGGTAATGGCCGAGGTTGAGAAACGGGTTTCAGGCTATACCGTGCCTGCAGGTTATTCGCTTTATTTCAGTGGCTCTGACCAGACGCTGAAACAGGGCAAGTCCATGGCCTACATTCTCCTTGGCCTGGCACTGTTCCTGGTATTCGTGGTCATGGCGGTGCAGTATGAATCGCTGCGCAATCCTGCCGTAATCCTGGTTTGTGCGCCGTATTCACTGGTAGGCGTATTTTTTGCACTGTTTATTACCCGAACCGACCTATCGATGCCGGTATGGCTCGGCATTATCATGCTTGTCGGTATAGTCGTGAACAATGCCATCGTGCTGGTGGAATACATTGAGATGTCGCGCCAGAAGGGGCTTGCCACAATCGAGGCTATTGTCATGGCCGGGCGCTTGCGTTTGCGACCAATCCTGATGACGACGCTGACCACGGTTGTTGGCATGTTGCCGCTGGCAATTGGTATTGGCGAGGGCGCCGAAATGCTCAGGCCGTTGGCGATTTCAATAGTAGGCGGTTTGTCATTTTCGGTCCTGGTAACGCTGGTGCTGGTTCCGGTGACCTACCTGTTAACCCATGGGCGTCATGATCAGTCCACACAAGTTACACGGCTGTCGACGGTAGCTTGA
- a CDS encoding HPP family protein: MKYYFSRMRGHSRPSPRKPLTKIAWSWLAAFVGIYLVSYISQALSTSTTDNMFLIGSFGASAVLLYGTPQAEYAQPRNLIGGHLLSALIGITIYKLVPQDVMLASALAVSLAIVVMHFTVTLHPPGGATALIAVIGSDQVHSLGYLFVLFPVLLGAAVLLVVALLVNNLSANPKRHYPTFWW, encoded by the coding sequence ATGAAATATTACTTTAGTCGTATGCGCGGCCATTCACGGCCATCACCGCGTAAACCGCTGACCAAGATCGCCTGGTCCTGGCTTGCCGCTTTTGTCGGTATCTACCTGGTCTCGTATATCAGCCAGGCATTGAGCACCAGTACAACTGACAACATGTTCCTGATCGGGTCTTTTGGCGCATCCGCTGTATTGTTGTACGGCACGCCTCAAGCCGAGTACGCGCAGCCGCGTAACCTGATTGGCGGCCACCTGTTATCGGCGCTGATTGGAATAACGATATACAAACTGGTGCCGCAGGACGTCATGCTTGCCAGTGCATTGGCGGTATCGCTCGCCATTGTTGTGATGCACTTTACCGTTACCCTGCATCCGCCCGGCGGCGCGACTGCGTTGATTGCAGTCATCGGCAGCGACCAGGTTCATTCGCTCGGATACTTGTTTGTATTGTTCCCGGTGCTGCTTGGCGCGGCAGTGTTGCTGGTCGTTGCCTTGCTGGTCAATAACCTGTCCGCCAATCCCAAGCGGCACTACCCGACATTCTGGTGGTAG